In Streptomyces sp. DG2A-72, one genomic interval encodes:
- a CDS encoding iron-siderophore ABC transporter substrate-binding protein, producing MLGSLRGTRLAAALASALLLFVTVTACGSDDGSDTAGSEATGSSSTAFPVTVPHKYGSTTIKSEPKRIVTVGLTDQDAVLALGKVPVGTTEWLGGYKGAIGPWATDKLGSAAAPTVLKDTGTGPQTEKIAALNPDLILAVYGGLTKEQYDTLSKFAPVVAQPKEYNDFGVPWQNQTEIIGKALGQEAKAKDLVAGVETDFKKATDEHPEFAKSSAVMATPYEGIFVFGSQDPRSRLLTDLGFTLPKDLDKVIGDEFGANISKERTDLLDTDAIVWIVSDTAKDKAELRKDSLYADLTVAKEDREVFVKESSDYGNSVSFVTVLSLPYMLERLVPQLAAAVDGETSTKVTEPTS from the coding sequence ATGCTCGGCTCTCTCAGAGGCACCCGGCTCGCCGCGGCACTCGCCTCCGCGCTGCTCCTCTTCGTCACGGTCACGGCCTGCGGATCCGACGACGGCTCCGACACGGCGGGCTCGGAAGCCACCGGGTCCTCGAGCACCGCTTTCCCGGTGACCGTCCCGCACAAGTACGGCAGTACGACCATCAAGTCCGAGCCGAAGCGGATCGTCACGGTCGGTCTGACCGACCAGGACGCCGTGCTCGCGCTGGGCAAGGTGCCCGTGGGCACGACCGAGTGGCTCGGCGGCTACAAGGGCGCGATCGGCCCCTGGGCCACGGACAAGCTGGGCAGCGCGGCGGCCCCGACGGTCCTCAAGGACACCGGCACCGGCCCGCAGACGGAGAAGATCGCCGCGCTCAACCCGGACCTGATCCTCGCCGTCTACGGCGGCCTGACCAAGGAGCAGTACGACACCCTGTCGAAGTTCGCCCCGGTGGTCGCCCAGCCCAAGGAGTACAACGACTTCGGCGTGCCGTGGCAGAACCAGACCGAGATCATCGGCAAGGCGCTCGGCCAGGAGGCCAAGGCCAAGGACCTCGTCGCGGGCGTCGAGACCGACTTCAAGAAGGCGACCGACGAACACCCGGAGTTCGCCAAGTCCAGCGCCGTGATGGCGACGCCGTACGAGGGCATCTTCGTCTTCGGCAGCCAGGACCCGCGCTCGCGTCTGCTCACGGACCTCGGCTTCACCCTGCCCAAGGACCTGGACAAGGTCATCGGTGACGAGTTCGGTGCCAACATCAGCAAGGAGCGCACCGACCTGCTGGACACCGACGCGATCGTCTGGATCGTCTCCGACACCGCCAAGGACAAGGCCGAGCTGCGCAAGGACTCCCTGTACGCCGATCTGACGGTGGCGAAGGAGGACCGTGAGGTCTTCGTCAAGGAGAGCAGCGACTACGGCAACTCGGTCTCCTTCGTGACGGTGCTGAGCCTGCCCTACATGCTCGAGCGTCTGGTGCCGCAGCTCGCCGCGGCGGTCGACGGAGAGACCTCGACGAAGGTGACCGAGCCGACGTCCTGA
- a CDS encoding cation-translocating P-type ATPase — MMASNQVELVIGGMTCASCAARVEKKLNRMDGVTATVNYATEKARVSYTGEVSVPELIATVEATGYTAQEPARADPEPEQTDHELRSLRQRLLTSVALAVPVIAMAMIPALQFENWQWLSLTLAAPVVTYAGWPFHQAALTNARHGAATMDTLISVGTSAAFLWSLWALFFGTAGTPGMTHPFELTIARGDGAGNIYLEAAAGVTMFILAGRYFEARSKRKAGAALKALLELGAKDVTVLRPDGREQTVPVAELTVGDRFLVRPGEKIATDGTVVEGSSAIDASMLTGESVPVEVSQGDPVTGATVNAGGRLVVEAVRVGADTQLARMAKLVEDAQNGKAAAQRLADRISAVFVPVVIALALGTLGFWLGNGAGLTAAFTAAVAVLIIACPCALGLATPTALLVGTGRGAQLGILIKGPEVLESTRKVDTVVLDKTGTVTTGRMTLLAVHTADGGDESEVLRLAGALEHASEHPIARAVADGALEKLGALPTPEDFANVPGLGVQGVVDGHAVLVGRERLLADWALELPEELKRAKSEAEAAGRTAIAVAWDGEARAVLEVADAVKETSPEAIERLRGLGLTPILLTGDNRTVAESVARQVGIAPEDVFAEVLPQDKAAVVKRLQSEGRSVAMVGDGVNDAAALAQADLGLAMGTGTDAAIEASDLTLVRGDLRAAADAVRLARRTLGTIRSNLFWAFAYNLAALPLAAAGLLNPMIAGGTMALSSVFVVANSLRLRTFRPLG, encoded by the coding sequence ATGATGGCCAGTAACCAGGTCGAACTCGTCATCGGCGGCATGACCTGCGCCTCGTGCGCGGCACGCGTCGAGAAGAAGCTCAACCGCATGGACGGGGTCACGGCCACCGTCAACTACGCCACCGAGAAGGCCAGGGTCAGCTACACCGGTGAGGTCTCCGTCCCGGAGCTGATAGCCACGGTCGAGGCGACGGGGTACACCGCGCAGGAGCCCGCGCGGGCCGACCCCGAGCCCGAGCAGACCGACCATGAGCTCCGATCCCTCCGGCAGCGGCTGCTCACCTCGGTCGCGCTCGCCGTCCCCGTGATCGCGATGGCCATGATTCCCGCCCTGCAGTTCGAGAACTGGCAATGGCTTTCCCTGACGCTGGCGGCGCCCGTCGTGACGTACGCCGGATGGCCCTTCCATCAGGCGGCGCTGACCAATGCCCGCCATGGTGCGGCCACGATGGACACGCTGATCTCGGTGGGTACGTCGGCGGCGTTCCTGTGGTCGCTGTGGGCGCTGTTCTTCGGGACCGCGGGCACGCCAGGGATGACGCATCCCTTCGAGCTGACCATCGCCCGCGGAGACGGCGCCGGGAACATCTACCTGGAGGCCGCGGCCGGCGTCACCATGTTCATCCTGGCCGGGCGCTACTTCGAGGCCCGCTCGAAGCGCAAGGCGGGAGCCGCTCTCAAGGCGCTGCTGGAGCTGGGTGCGAAGGACGTCACCGTGCTGCGCCCGGACGGCCGCGAACAGACCGTCCCCGTCGCCGAGTTGACGGTCGGCGACCGCTTCCTGGTGCGTCCCGGCGAGAAGATCGCCACTGACGGGACGGTCGTCGAGGGCTCCTCCGCCATCGACGCGTCCATGCTCACCGGCGAGTCCGTGCCGGTTGAGGTGTCCCAGGGCGATCCGGTCACCGGCGCCACGGTCAACGCGGGCGGGCGGCTCGTCGTCGAGGCCGTACGGGTCGGCGCGGACACCCAGCTCGCCCGGATGGCCAAGCTGGTGGAGGACGCGCAGAACGGGAAGGCCGCCGCGCAGCGGCTCGCGGACCGGATCTCCGCCGTGTTCGTGCCGGTCGTGATCGCCCTGGCCCTGGGCACCCTCGGCTTCTGGCTGGGCAACGGCGCCGGGCTGACGGCCGCGTTCACGGCCGCCGTCGCAGTCCTGATCATCGCCTGCCCGTGCGCCCTGGGTCTCGCCACCCCGACCGCGCTGCTGGTCGGCACGGGCCGGGGCGCCCAGCTCGGCATCCTGATCAAGGGTCCTGAGGTGCTGGAGTCCACCCGCAAGGTCGACACCGTCGTCCTCGACAAGACGGGCACGGTCACCACCGGCCGGATGACGCTGCTCGCCGTGCACACCGCCGATGGAGGCGACGAGTCCGAAGTCCTGCGGCTGGCGGGCGCGTTGGAGCACGCCTCCGAGCACCCGATCGCCCGAGCCGTGGCCGACGGAGCACTGGAGAAGCTGGGCGCGCTGCCCACGCCCGAGGACTTCGCGAACGTGCCCGGTCTGGGCGTGCAGGGCGTCGTCGACGGCCACGCCGTCCTCGTCGGGCGGGAACGGCTGCTCGCCGACTGGGCGCTGGAGCTGCCCGAGGAGCTGAAGCGGGCCAAGTCCGAGGCCGAGGCGGCCGGGCGCACCGCGATCGCCGTCGCCTGGGACGGGGAGGCGCGGGCGGTCCTCGAAGTCGCCGACGCGGTCAAGGAGACCAGCCCGGAGGCGATCGAGCGGCTGCGCGGCCTCGGTCTGACCCCGATCCTGCTGACCGGAGACAACCGGACCGTGGCCGAGTCGGTCGCACGCCAGGTCGGCATCGCGCCCGAGGACGTGTTCGCCGAGGTACTGCCGCAGGACAAGGCCGCCGTCGTCAAGCGCCTTCAGAGCGAGGGCCGTTCGGTCGCCATGGTCGGTGACGGCGTCAACGACGCGGCCGCGCTCGCGCAGGCCGACCTGGGACTGGCCATGGGTACCGGCACCGATGCGGCGATCGAGGCGAGCGACCTGACGCTCGTACGAGGCGATCTGCGGGCCGCCGCCGACGCCGTCCGGCTGGCCCGACGGACCCTCGGCACCATCCGGTCCAACCTGTTCTGGGCCTTCGCCTACAACCTGGCCGCCCTGCCGCTCGCCGCGGCCGGACTGCTCAACCCGATGATCGCCGGCGGAACCATGGCGTTGTCCTCGGTGTTCGTCGTCGCCAACTCCCTGCGCCTGCGCACTTTCAGGCCCCTGGGGTGA
- a CDS encoding glycerophosphodiester phosphodiesterase family protein, translating into MSSRHVLAGLALVPALAFPAAAHATTAHTSGGLHHKPSFDLQAHRGGIGMTTESSLEGFGKALRLGVSTLELDTQITKDKKVVVTHDRQVSAQKCKDTAPLTPGDPMYPYVGKYIKDLTLAQVKTMDCGYQQLPGFPEQEQIKGQKMVELRDVLNLVKRYKARQVTLNVETKVEAGAPEQTAPRELFVRRVYEEIHRSGIERQVTIQSFDWGALKAMHKLAPRWPLVALTNYDFLQVGKDGASPWLGGIDADDYDGDFVKAADSIAGVTTLSPNYGFPQSGKVDDPGFRFYADQAMVDAAHARGLKVVPWTCDDPATVEALMDFGIDGIITNYPDRVREIMAERGMRLPKAYGPR; encoded by the coding sequence ATGTCCTCAAGGCATGTCCTCGCCGGCCTGGCCCTGGTGCCGGCGCTCGCCTTCCCGGCGGCCGCTCACGCGACGACGGCGCACACCTCCGGGGGGTTGCACCACAAGCCCTCCTTCGACCTCCAGGCGCACCGCGGCGGCATCGGCATGACGACCGAGTCGTCCCTGGAGGGCTTCGGCAAGGCCCTGCGCCTGGGTGTGTCCACGCTGGAGCTGGACACCCAGATCACCAAGGACAAGAAGGTCGTCGTCACCCACGACCGGCAGGTCAGCGCCCAGAAGTGCAAGGACACCGCGCCGCTCACGCCGGGCGACCCGATGTACCCGTACGTCGGCAAGTACATCAAGGACCTGACACTGGCCCAGGTCAAGACCATGGACTGCGGCTACCAGCAGCTGCCCGGCTTCCCCGAGCAGGAGCAGATCAAGGGCCAGAAGATGGTCGAGCTCCGGGACGTCCTGAACCTGGTCAAGCGCTACAAGGCCCGGCAGGTCACCCTGAACGTCGAGACGAAGGTCGAGGCGGGCGCCCCCGAACAGACCGCGCCGCGCGAGCTGTTCGTGCGCCGGGTCTACGAGGAGATCCACCGCTCCGGCATCGAGCGCCAGGTCACCATCCAGTCCTTCGACTGGGGCGCCCTCAAGGCGATGCACAAGCTCGCGCCGAGGTGGCCACTGGTGGCCCTGACCAACTACGACTTCCTCCAGGTCGGCAAGGACGGCGCCTCCCCCTGGCTCGGCGGGATCGACGCCGACGACTACGACGGCGACTTCGTGAAGGCCGCCGACAGCATCGCCGGAGTCACCACCCTCTCCCCCAACTACGGCTTCCCGCAGAGCGGCAAGGTCGACGACCCGGGCTTCCGCTTCTACGCCGATCAGGCCATGGTCGACGCGGCGCACGCCCGGGGCCTGAAGGTCGTCCCGTGGACCTGCGACGACCCGGCGACCGTGGAAGCGCTGATGGACTTCGGGATCGACGGCATCATCACCAACTACCCCGACCGGGTACGGGAGATCATGGCCGAGCGCGGTATGCGGCTGCCCAAGGCGTACGGGCCCCGCTGA
- a CDS encoding glyceraldehyde-3-phosphate dehydrogenase, whose protein sequence is MTVNEDSFTNWKNREEIAESMIPVIGKLHRERDVTVLLHSRSLVNKSVVSILKTHRFARQIAGEELSVTDTLPFLHAITALDLGPSQIDLGMLAETYRADDRGLSVAEFTAEAVAGATGANKIERREPRDVVLYGFGRIGRLVARLLIEKAGSGNGLRLRAVVVRQGGEQDIVKRASLLRRDSIHGQFQGTITVDEANSTIIANGNAIKVIYASDPSEVDYTVYGIKDAILIDNTGKWRDREGLSQHLRPGIDKVVLTAPGKGDVPNIVHGVNHDTIKPDEQILSCASCTTNAIVPPLKAMADEYGVLRGHVETVHSFTNDQNLLDNYHKADRRGRSAPLNMVITETGAASAVAKALPDLKAPITGSSIRVPVPDVSIAILSLRLGRETTREEVLDHLRDVSLTSPLRRQIDFTNAPDAVSSDFIGSRHASIVDAGATKVDGDNAILYLWYDNEFGYSCQVIRVVQHVSGVEYPTYPAMAV, encoded by the coding sequence GTGACTGTCAACGAGGACTCGTTCACCAACTGGAAGAACCGCGAGGAGATCGCGGAGTCGATGATCCCGGTCATCGGGAAGCTGCACCGCGAGCGGGACGTGACCGTCCTGCTGCACAGCCGCTCCCTGGTGAACAAGTCGGTGGTGAGCATCCTCAAGACGCACCGCTTCGCCCGGCAGATCGCCGGCGAGGAACTGTCGGTCACGGACACCCTGCCGTTCCTGCACGCCATCACCGCGCTCGATCTCGGCCCCTCGCAGATCGACCTCGGCATGCTGGCGGAGACGTACCGGGCCGACGACCGGGGTCTGTCGGTGGCCGAGTTCACCGCCGAGGCCGTCGCCGGCGCGACGGGGGCCAACAAGATCGAGCGCCGTGAGCCGCGTGACGTCGTCCTCTACGGCTTCGGCCGTATCGGCCGCCTCGTCGCCCGGCTGCTGATCGAGAAGGCCGGCTCCGGCAACGGACTGCGGCTGCGCGCCGTGGTCGTGCGCCAGGGCGGCGAGCAGGACATCGTCAAACGCGCCTCGCTGCTGCGCCGCGACTCCATCCACGGCCAGTTCCAGGGCACGATCACCGTCGACGAGGCGAACAGCACGATCATCGCCAACGGCAACGCGATCAAGGTGATCTACGCGAGCGACCCGTCCGAGGTCGACTACACGGTGTACGGCATCAAGGACGCCATCCTCATCGACAACACCGGCAAGTGGCGAGACCGCGAGGGCCTGTCCCAGCATCTGCGCCCCGGCATCGACAAGGTCGTGCTGACCGCGCCGGGCAAGGGCGACGTCCCGAACATCGTGCACGGCGTCAACCACGACACGATCAAGCCGGACGAGCAGATCCTGTCCTGCGCCTCCTGCACCACCAACGCGATCGTCCCGCCGCTGAAGGCCATGGCCGACGAGTACGGCGTGCTGCGCGGCCACGTGGAGACCGTCCACTCGTTCACGAACGACCAGAACCTGCTGGACAATTACCACAAGGCCGACCGGCGTGGCCGCTCCGCGCCGCTCAACATGGTGATCACCGAGACGGGCGCCGCCTCCGCCGTCGCCAAGGCGCTGCCCGACCTCAAGGCCCCGATCACCGGCAGCTCGATCCGCGTCCCGGTCCCGGACGTCTCGATCGCCATCCTCAGCCTGCGGCTCGGCCGCGAGACCACCCGCGAGGAGGTCCTCGATCACCTCCGCGATGTCTCGCTCACCTCGCCCCTGCGGCGCCAGATCGACTTCACGAACGCCCCCGACGCCGTCTCCAGCGACTTCATCGGCTCCCGACACGCCTCGATCGTCGACGCCGGCGCCACGAAGGTCGACGGCGACAACGCGATCCTCTACCTCTGGTACGACAACGAGTTCGGCTACTCCTGCCAGGTCATCCGCGTCGTCCAGCACGTCTCCGGCGTGGAGTACCCGACCTACCCGGCCATGGCGGTCTGA
- a CDS encoding DUF4328 domain-containing protein has product MKDQIARSALRPVRGTALCAVAALVLVGMAWTARAVWQIRLATAGQPSSGPPDQGDGQHRPLTGLEDAYHIVSSLGDAATVVCAIAFITWLWRVRDNAYALSAQRPRYSSPWVYLGWIIPIANLWIPRALVADIHRTGAPEQPLPRVVNWWWALWLVGMVSGVGLMYTDSTDEVIARAYSDVGLLLAADAAMVGAAVAGALMVRALTSAQEDRRAAGVAALQ; this is encoded by the coding sequence GTGAAAGATCAAATAGCCCGGTCGGCCCTGCGCCCGGTCCGCGGAACCGCCCTTTGCGCCGTCGCCGCCCTCGTCCTCGTCGGTATGGCCTGGACGGCCCGAGCCGTCTGGCAGATCCGGCTCGCGACAGCGGGACAGCCGTCTTCCGGACCACCGGACCAGGGCGACGGCCAACACCGTCCGCTGACCGGCCTCGAGGACGCTTACCACATCGTCAGTTCCCTGGGAGACGCGGCCACGGTGGTCTGCGCCATCGCCTTCATCACCTGGCTGTGGCGCGTCCGGGACAACGCCTACGCCCTTTCGGCACAGCGGCCTCGCTACTCCTCGCCGTGGGTCTACCTCGGCTGGATCATCCCGATCGCGAACCTGTGGATTCCCCGCGCCCTCGTCGCCGACATCCACCGCACCGGCGCCCCGGAACAGCCGCTGCCGCGTGTCGTGAACTGGTGGTGGGCACTGTGGCTGGTCGGGATGGTCAGCGGGGTGGGGCTGATGTACACCGACTCCACGGACGAGGTCATCGCGCGTGCCTACTCCGATGTCGGGCTGCTGCTGGCGGCCGACGCGGCCATGGTGGGTGCGGCCGTGGCGGGCGCCCTGATGGTCCGTGCTCTCACTTCGGCGCAGGAGGACCGCCGGGCTGCCGGAGTCGCCGCGCTCCAGTGA
- a CDS encoding VOC family protein: MASRLNPYLSFDGDARQALEFYKEVFGGTLKLNTYGEFGQSDAPNADKIMHGMLETPSGFTLMGADAPPGMPNNPGTNFSVSLSGDDDAELRGYWEKLSDGGTVSVPFEKQMWGDIFGMCTDRFGIPWMVDIVQHSS; this comes from the coding sequence ATGGCCTCGCGCCTCAACCCGTACCTCAGCTTCGACGGCGACGCCAGGCAGGCGTTGGAGTTCTACAAGGAGGTCTTCGGCGGCACGCTGAAGCTCAACACCTACGGCGAGTTCGGGCAGTCGGACGCGCCGAACGCCGACAAGATCATGCACGGCATGCTGGAGACCCCGAGCGGCTTCACCCTGATGGGCGCCGACGCCCCGCCCGGGATGCCGAACAACCCGGGCACCAACTTCTCCGTGAGCCTGAGCGGCGACGACGACGCCGAGCTGCGCGGGTACTGGGAGAAGCTGTCCGACGGCGGCACCGTGTCCGTGCCGTTCGAGAAGCAGATGTGGGGCGACATCTTCGGGATGTGCACGGACCGCTTCGGCATCCCGTGGATGGTCGACATCGTCCAGCACAGCAGCTGA
- a CDS encoding class F sortase, translating into MAASPPSPTDAETAPAWLGSRRLATIFWSGVALVVVAVSLFGGEDEPSGTGHAHHAAPAATSSSPPPPPPPSSSSSSESLRAGKHLPRSRPIRLRIPKISVDAPFTPLAIGRSGQLDAPPADEVNLVGWYAEGVSPGEAGTSIIAGHVDTATSPAVFAELGELEKGDRFRVKRADRRVATFVVDSVETFEKDSFPDERVYADTPQAQVRLITCAGDYDRSAKDYTENLVVFAHLV; encoded by the coding sequence ATGGCAGCCAGCCCTCCTTCCCCTACCGACGCCGAAACGGCGCCCGCGTGGCTGGGATCCCGCAGACTCGCGACGATCTTCTGGAGTGGGGTTGCCCTGGTCGTCGTGGCAGTGAGCCTGTTCGGCGGTGAGGACGAGCCGTCCGGCACCGGACACGCGCACCATGCCGCACCGGCCGCCACATCGTCCTCGCCCCCGCCCCCGCCCCCGCCCTCGTCCTCGTCCTCGTCGGAGTCCCTCCGAGCCGGAAAGCACCTGCCGCGGTCCAGGCCGATCCGTCTGCGCATCCCGAAGATCTCGGTCGACGCGCCCTTCACCCCCCTCGCCATCGGCCGCTCGGGACAGCTCGATGCCCCGCCCGCGGACGAGGTCAATCTCGTGGGCTGGTACGCCGAGGGGGTGTCCCCGGGGGAGGCGGGTACGTCGATCATCGCCGGGCATGTGGACACGGCGACCTCTCCGGCCGTGTTCGCGGAACTCGGCGAGCTGGAGAAGGGCGACCGGTTCCGGGTGAAGCGAGCCGACCGGCGCGTTGCGACGTTCGTGGTCGACAGCGTGGAGACCTTCGAGAAGGACAGCTTCCCCGACGAGCGGGTGTACGCCGACACCCCGCAGGCCCAGGTGCGCCTCATCACCTGCGCCGGGGACTACGACCGCAGCGCCAAGGACTACACGGAGAACCTCGTCGTCTTCGCTCACCTCGTCTGA
- a CDS encoding ABC transporter ATP-binding protein: MSPTKRARRPTRPRERARWRAASSQAATPQQSTSRDSASTVTARSRALLLDAVGLPDPERHVRQHPHELSGGMLQRVVIAGALATEPALLLADEATSALDVTTQADILALLHTLREQRDLGLLFITHDLHLAAAYCDRVYVMYAGRVAEEQEAHRLFSDARHPYTRGLPACSPELGESTRPLAPIPGRPPSLADTFPGCPFAPRRARAEPPCDTWQPEPLPVPGGGVAACRRLPDLPDLDVPAQSDQLDPAAQATGSTR; this comes from the coding sequence GTGTCTCCGACGAAGCGGGCCCGGCGTCCGACGCGTCCGAGGGAGCGGGCCAGGTGGCGTGCCGCCAGTTCGCAGGCGGCCACTCCGCAGCAGAGCACCTCGCGGGACTCGGCCAGCACCGTGACCGCTCGTTCCAGGGCCTTACTCCTCGACGCCGTAGGCCTGCCGGACCCCGAACGACACGTCCGGCAGCATCCCCATGAACTGTCCGGCGGCATGCTGCAGCGCGTCGTCATCGCCGGCGCCCTCGCCACCGAGCCCGCGCTGCTGCTGGCCGACGAGGCCACCAGCGCGCTGGACGTCACCACACAGGCCGACATCCTCGCCCTGCTGCACACCCTGCGCGAGCAGCGCGACCTGGGGCTGCTGTTCATCACCCACGACCTGCACCTGGCCGCCGCCTACTGCGACCGCGTGTACGTCATGTACGCGGGCCGCGTCGCCGAGGAGCAGGAGGCGCACCGTCTCTTCTCCGACGCCCGGCACCCCTACACCCGCGGGCTGCCGGCGTGCTCACCCGAGCTGGGCGAGTCGACCCGCCCCCTGGCCCCGATCCCCGGCCGCCCGCCATCGCTCGCGGACACGTTCCCCGGCTGCCCCTTCGCCCCCCGGCGCGCACGCGCCGAACCGCCCTGCGACACCTGGCAGCCGGAGCCGCTCCCGGTCCCGGGCGGCGGCGTGGCAGCGTGCCGCCGTCTGCCCGACCTGCCGGACCTCGATGTCCCTGCCCAGTCCGACCAGCTCGATCCGGCCGCGCAGGCCACCGGGAGTACACGGTGA
- a CDS encoding FAD binding domain-containing protein: MQLRLPTSIPEVQECLADGAVPIGGATLVWAAWQRDGFPELAVSLRELPEANTIGAEELGAAVVLHQIDDRVPEVLHRAAAGVGTGAVRRAATVGGNLVGSTLRCLLPAAVVLDARAVVLEPEGHFETDLSDVLAKHHLLVGLRWSAPIISGYRKLDAEAGGPPPFVVASALHADDGGNRLRVAVRDGYEVLSGTVACAEDSADVLDTLHRTDLGTLDPTAWETVRRHVTELLTRSVGG; encoded by the coding sequence GTGCAGTTGCGTCTGCCTACGTCCATACCCGAAGTACAGGAGTGCCTGGCCGACGGGGCGGTGCCGATCGGCGGGGCGACTCTGGTGTGGGCCGCCTGGCAGCGGGACGGCTTCCCCGAACTGGCGGTGTCGCTGCGCGAGCTGCCGGAGGCCAACACGATCGGGGCCGAGGAGCTGGGCGCGGCCGTCGTGCTGCATCAGATCGACGACCGGGTGCCTGAGGTGCTGCACCGGGCGGCGGCCGGTGTCGGGACGGGGGCGGTGCGCCGTGCGGCCACGGTCGGCGGCAACCTGGTCGGCAGCACGCTGCGCTGTCTGCTGCCCGCCGCAGTCGTACTGGACGCCCGCGCGGTGGTGCTGGAACCGGAGGGGCACTTCGAGACCGACCTCTCCGATGTGCTGGCCAAACACCATCTGCTGGTCGGCCTGCGCTGGAGTGCACCGATCATCAGCGGCTACCGCAAGCTGGACGCCGAAGCGGGCGGACCGCCTCCGTTCGTCGTCGCCTCCGCCCTGCACGCCGACGACGGCGGCAACCGACTGCGCGTCGCCGTCCGCGACGGCTACGAGGTCCTCAGCGGCACCGTCGCGTGTGCCGAAGACAGTGCGGACGTGCTCGACACCCTGCACCGCACCGACCTCGGCACACTCGACCCCACCGCCTGGGAGACGGTCCGCCGGCACGTCACCGAACTGCTGACCCGCTCCGTCGGCGGGTGA